From Campylobacteraceae bacterium, one genomic window encodes:
- a CDS encoding SEC-C domain-containing protein encodes MKISINASCPCNSNLKYKKCCLPFHKGSAAPTALKLMRSRFSAYVLHLPTYICKTTHFENKDYTNDKKTWEKDIKVFCEETSFLKLEIIETLSNDSYDFVTFKASLKQDNQDVSFIEKSTFEKINGQWLYKDGIFLNEEKQ; translated from the coding sequence TTGAAAATATCAATCAATGCTTCATGTCCTTGTAACAGTAACTTAAAATACAAAAAATGCTGTTTACCCTTCCATAAAGGAAGTGCTGCTCCTACTGCTTTAAAACTCATGCGTTCACGTTTTAGTGCTTATGTTTTACATCTTCCAACGTATATTTGTAAAACAACTCATTTTGAAAATAAAGATTACACTAATGACAAAAAAACATGGGAAAAAGACATAAAAGTATTTTGTGAAGAAACCAGCTTTTTAAAACTTGAGATTATAGAAACTCTTTCAAATGACAGTTATGATTTTGTAACATTCAAAGCAAGTTTAAAACAAGATAATCAAGATGTTTCTTTTATAGAAAAAAGTACTTTTGAAAAAATAAATGGACAGTGGTTATATAAA